The stretch of DNA CCTTGGCAACTTCACCAACAGTCGGGCGGGAAATTTCGGTAATTTCTGGAATCACATAGACCGGTAGGCTGCTGTGGCCCGGGCGCACGGTCGCCTGGATAGAGGCAAGGTCCCCTGGATCGGCACGGTTGACCATCATGGCCAGCAGCGAGCATTTCTCGGCGGCAAGTTCCTTGCGGGCAACGTCCACGGCGTCGGCAATCTCCGCCGGCGTCAACCCGCGGGCACCCACAACCGCCAACATGGGCAGGCCAAGATTGTTCGCCAGACGGGCGTTGAGATCGAATTCCACCGCTGCGTCCTGGCCCGTCAGATCCGTGCCTTCAACGATGACAACATCGGCGTTCTTAGCGATTTCGCTGAAGATCTCCACAGCACGGGCATCGATTTCTGCGCGCCTTCCGGCCGCCANAAGGGCGCGGGCTTCCTTGGTTGTCATGCCCGCACGGCAGGTTTCCGNGGGCAGTTTATAGATGCGCCGCAGCATCAGAACCGTGGGATCGTGCTCGGGATCGGCGGCGGAGGTGATGGGGCGAAAGAACCCGATCTTGTCCGCACGCCGGTGAAGGGCATCCGCCAGCCCCAGGGAAACAATAGTCTTTCCGGAGCCAGGAGTGGTGGCACTGACATAAATTCCACGGGTCATTGTCAATTTCTTACCTTTCGCGTGTCTACCCCATCCAAGCACGCAACGGTTCACTCCGGCACGCAGTGCGGTGCGAATCACCATGATGGCACTGCTGTTTACTTCTTCGCCCTAGAGTTGAATCATGGACGGAATGAGTGAACTTTTGTTTGGCCGCATCAGCGGGCCTCTCGAGGCAGCAGTGACCGTCTTCTCCCTGGTGGGGGTACTGACGTTGTGTGTTGGCCTGGCATTGCTGGCCCGGCGCCACGAGGCCGGGTGGTGGTTGGTGGCGGGCTCATTCGTATTCTCCGAACTAGCTGCGCTGCTGGGCCAGCTCAACCTGCTGAGTTTGGGCACCAACACTGCTAGTTCCATATTCCTGATCGCGGCGGGGACTGCCGTACGGCTNATTTTAGGTGCTGGTATTGGCATCTACGGGTTGCTNCTCTTTTCAAAGTACCCACTCACCGCAGCTAGGCTACGTGGCATCACCTTGCGCCGTTTCCGGGGCTCCGATTTACTGGCCCCGCTGGCCGTAGCCGTGATTTTCGCCGTGGCGACCATGCTCCCGTTCCTTTCTTGGCATGCCTCCAGCACGCTGATTCTGGGTCCTGGAACTGACCTGATGGCNCTTTTCGTCTCGGCGGTGTTGCTGGGATTGCTGCCGGCAGGGTTGCTCGGCTTGGCCCACCGCAGCCGTTGGGCGTGGTTCCTGATTGTTATTTCCACGCTCGTGAGCATTGTGGGTGCGGTGCTTGCGGCCAGTGGCTCGGTGCTGATTTTCCTGTCCATCGCCGTCGTGGCCCTAGCCATCTACGGCTGGGGAGCGTGGAAAAGCATCCCGGCGCAGAAGTCTTCGCGTTCTTGAGCCACGTCAAGGCTGCGGCGCGCAGATCATCAATTAGCATGACCGTGTACACCAACCAAAGTCACCGTCCTGGCAAGGTTTTCACCCTTGCGGCCGCCACCTCCTGCCAAGAATCGTAGCCCCGCCTCATGATCCTTCCCGATCGACTCATCGCGGCGTTGCTGCGCGTGACGAAAGCAAATTCAGCCTTTGTCACGGAAGCCGGAGCCGACGCCCGCCTGCGTGAACGCATCCTTCGNCCCCGGCCTTATGGCCCGCCNCGTCGGCTCAGGGCGGACGTGCTTGTCTCGGCCGCACAAAATGATGCGGGCTGGCCCGTCTACTCGGTGACGCCCCGCAACGCGAGCCCCGCNGGCAGCGTCTTGTATGTCCACGGCGGAGGGTGGGTTGGCGAGATCGCACCTCAGCACTGGCAGCTGATCGCCCAAATTGCTGCCGAAGCCAGGACCACCGTCCAGGTCCTGATCTANCCCCTCATCCCGTACGGGACGGCACAGGACGTGGTCGACGGCGTGACCGGTGCGGTCCTCGCCGCGATCCACCTGCACGGGCCCACTGTCCTGGCCGGGGACTCCGCTGGAGGGCAGATCGTGCTCTCAAGTGTCCTGCAGCTTCGTGACCGGCACGGCGTCATCTTGCCCCGGACCATCGCCATCTCCCCGGCCGTTGATCTGTCCATGAAGAATCCCGATATCGCCGCCGTTCAGCCAAGCGATCCCTGGCTCGGCACGAAGGGCACGCAGCTTTTCATTGACCTGTGGAAAGACACTCTGGAGGTGAATGACCCTACTGTCAGNCCCCTCAACGGCGAGCTGGCGGGTCTGGGTCCCATCACAGTGTTCACCGGAACCCGCGACATCCTCTACCCCGACGGTCTTCTTNNTGCAGAGAAAGCAGCCAAGGCGGGCGTTGCTGTCGAGTTCATCGAGCTCGCGGGCCAAATCCATGTGTACCCACTGCTGCCGACGGCGATCGGGCGGGAAGCGCGCAAGGAGATCGTGGCACGAGTGCATCAGGCGTGCTGGAACTGACCCCGAAATGCCACCGACGCGGGCAAATTAGTGGTGTTCGCGGACCTTACCCGGCCCGAACGGCAGCCACGGCGCACTGTATCTAAACTGTTGCCCGTCGCCTGGCCCCACGGTGAACGCCACTTCACCAAAGCGCCACATGCGGTTGAACAAGAAGATCGTCACGTCGGCGGGGTCGGTGCCGGGCACCTTCCAGTTCCGTGTGCCCCACTGCGTCGGTTGGGCTGTGCCATTGACCACGACCGTTGGTTTCGGCACCCAGCCCGGCCAAGGTTTGCGCAGGGTCAGTTCGAAACGGCGGATCTCATTCGGGGCAGGGTTCACACCCGTCAGCCTACCGGGGCCATCGGCGTGAGCGTGCAGCTGGTGCACCCTGTGCATGAGGCACCAGTTTCATCCTCTAGCCTGAATCAATGACTAATGCCGCAGAACAATGGGGAAACGTGGCTGCCACCTGGTGGCAAGCCGTGCTCAATGGTTTTACCCACACAGAAGTCCCCGCAGTCCCGGCCGTGCTTTTGCTCGGCATCGTTGCCGCGGCAGTGGTATTGAGTATTCCCCGCGTGACATGGCGCTGGTTCGGGCTCTACGTGACCTTTGTTCATGAACTGGGGCACGCCTTTGCCGCTCTCATGACGGGCCGTTTCATTCACGGTTTGAAGATCGGGTTGGACCATTCCGGCCAGTTGGTCAGCAGCGGGCGGCGCGGTTTCAGTGCCACCTGGTCAGGNTTTTGGGGCTATCCGGCCCCGGCTGTGGTGGGTGTAGCACTCGTTTGGTCGGTGTCGGCCGGATGGGCCGGGGCAGCGGCATCCATCGGCGCCCTCATCCTCTTGGTGGCCTTGATTTTCCTGCGCAATTTCACCGGCATCGTGGTGGCCTTGGTCAGCGCAGCCATCGCCCAATCACTGGTCATGTTCGCGGACCCCATCACTGTCAGCTACCTCACCCTGGCCCTAGGCATTGCCCTGGGTGTTGGTTCGGTGCGGGACTTCTTCAAGGTGGCCGCCGTCCACACCCGGCGCCGCAACCAGCTTGCCAGTTCCGACGCCTTCATTCTTGCCCAGTCCACCGGGGTCCCGTCATGGCTGTGGCTCACGGGATTTGCCCTGGTCATCGCAGCCTCCGCAGCCCTTTCGGGCTGGCTGCTCTGGGGCCTGCTGGGCGCTTAGTCCCGCGGGCGCATCAGCGGAGGTCAGTCCCGCGGGCGCATCAGCGGAGGGTTCAGCACGGCCCTGCTGGGCTGCCCCGCTACCGGACGGGCCGCTTCGGCCAGCCGGAAAAGCGCAGCTGGCCGCCCTGTGTCTCCTGCTGTCATGCGCCCTGTATCTTCTAGGAAGCCTGGTGTGCCGGTGGCCTTGCGGTGGAAATTGCGCGGGTCCAGGCGCGTTCCCCAGACCGCCTCGTACACGGTGCGCAGGGCGGCAATGGTAAATTCGCTGCCGCAGAATGCGGCCCCGAGCGGTGAGTATTCAAGCTTTGACCTGGCCCGCTCCAGTGCATCGGTGAGGATCCGCTCATGGTCGAAGGCAAGCTGCAGCTCGCCTTCGAGTATCCGGCTGACCGGGTACCACCTGGCATGTTCGGCGTCACTGCCAGCCGCCAGCACCGGAAAGTTGGGGGCGAGCAGCAGGTGCGCCACGGCGAGCACATNCCNCCTGGGATCACGGCCAGCAGGCCCGTAGCTACCCAGCTGCTCGAGGTGTCCGGGGACATCCGCCACACCTGCCTCCTCGGCCAGTTCGCGGCTCGCCGCCGCCGCCAGGTCCTCCCNCGCCAGCACAAAACCGCCCGGCAGGGCTAGCTGACCCCGGAAGGGCTCGATAAGGCGGGTGATGAGCAGGACGTTCAGTGCGCCGTTCAGCACGGTGAGAGCGGCAACGTCCACCGCCACAGGGAACCNGCTCGGGCACGGGTGAGATTGGGGCATGGTCCTATCGTAAACAGTTATCGTCATGTTGACAATAAAGCCGTGATGCATCTACGCTTTGGTTATCGTCATTTTGACGAAAAGAATGAATTAAGGAGAATACCGTGGCCAACATCAAGCGATACCCCTGGATCAACCACTTCCTCGGCGGCCCCACCGGCTACGTCGTGCACCTGCANAAAGGCGCCGTCAAACACCAGGGCGTTGGCCAATCATTCTGGTACCGGCCAGCAAACTCGGTGCTCAGCGAGGTGCCCGTGGACGATCAAGAGCTACCAACCCTCTTCCACGCCATCACCCGTGACCACCAGGACGTGAGCATTCAGGCCAATGTCACCTACCGCTTCATTGACCCGGTGGCGGTCTCGCGCCGGCTCGACTTCGGCCTGCGCCCATCAAGCCCGGGCCCGGCAGGGACAGACGCCGCAACAGGAAGGGAGCAGGTCGCCACCATCATTGGGCAGCTGTGCCAGAGCCACGCACTGGACCTGATCGCCACCACCACCATCGCCGAGGCACTGGCCAGTGGCGTCAGCCAGCTCCGTGGTGTCCTCACCGGCGCACTGCAGGCGGACGCCCGGCTGCAGTCCACGGGCATAGAAATCCTCGGCGTGCAGGTATTGGCCGTGCGGCCGGAGTCTGACGTTGAACGCGCCTTACAGACGCCGGTCCGCGAACACCTCCAGGCTGAAGCGGACCGGGCCGTGTACGAGCGCCGGGCACTCGCCGTCGAACGCGAACGCACCATCTCAGAAAATGAGATGGCCAGCCAGATTGAACTGGCCACCCGCCGCGAACAGCTGGTTGGCCAAGAAGGCGCCAACGCGCGGCGCCAGGCCGGGGANAAAGCCGCTGCGGAGCTCATCCATGCGCAGGCCGCCGCTGAACGTCAGGACATCAGCACCGCCGCCGAAGCCAAGAAGATTCAGCTGGTGGGCGAGGCCGATGCAGCCCGCGAAGGTGCCACCATGGCGGTCTACCGGGACATGGAGCAGGCCACGCTGATGGCGTTGGCCCTGAGGGAGGCGGCCGGATCGCTGCCTAACATCGGTAACCTCACCATCACCCCGGACCTGCTCAGCGGGGCGCTGGCTGGACTGTTCGGCGCCCCTGGCACACTCAGTGCTACTGCCACGGCTACCGGCACCGGCACCGGCACCGGGAAATAGGGTATTGCCATGGCCACCCCACGTCTTGTCATCGTCCACCGGCGCACCGAGCTCCAGGAACTTCTGGACCGGCACGCAACCCGCGGCCAGGCCGAGTTCTTCCTGCGCACCCGGGGCCGCACACTGGGTGAGGTCCAACAGCGCCACGACCGTCTCAGCGCCGCATTGGCCATGGTCCGCTCCGGTGTACCGCCCGCATGGCGGCACGCTGAGGTGGAGCGGGCGGATCTGAGCCGCTTCCTACCCACACCCGAGGACGTCGTCGCGGTTGTGGGCCAGGACGGCTTGGTCGCCAATGTGGCAAAGTACCTCAACGGTCAGCCCGTGCTCGGGATTGANCCCGAGCCCGGCGCCAATCCAGGCGTGCTGGTCCGGCACACNCCGGACGCGGCATCGCTGCTGCTGGCGAAAATGGCAGACGGGACGGTGCCGGTGTGCCGCGAGCTCACCACCGTGACAGCCCGGCTTGATGACGGTCAGGAGCTTTCAGGGCTCAATGAGGTGTTCCTCGGGCACCCCTCACATCAATCGGCCAGGTACCGAATCAGCACACCCGGNGGCGGCACCGAGCGGCAGTCGTCGTCCGGGCTGATCGTCTCCACCGGGACCGGGGCCACCGGGTGGTGCGCCTCGATCGCCCTGGACCGTGGCGGACGGGCGTTACCGGAGCCGACCGATCCACGTCTCGCCTGGTTTGTCCGTGAGGCGTGGCCCTCNCCCGCCACAGGGGCTTCCCTGACGGAGGGGCGCCTGGATGCGGGTGACTCGCTGCGTATCACCGTTGAATCGGACAAGCTGGTGGTGTTTGGCGACGGCATGGAGGAGGACCGGCTGACCGCTTCCTGGGGTCAGGAAGTCACGGTCCAGCTCGGGAAACGCCCGTTACGCCTGGTTAGCTAGTGCCGCACCCGGTAATGCAGATGGACGACGCCGTTATCAAAGGCCCGCTGGTCCAGCAGTTCCAGCCGGGTTGTGTATGAATGGGGCAGGGCCGGTTTCCCTCCACCCACAACTATGGGTGCAAGGAAGAGGTGGATCTCATCCACCAGCCCGGCGTTGAGGGCAAGAGCGCCAAGCTCGGCCCCACCCACCGAGAGGTCGTCCGTAGCCTGCTCTTTCATGGTGCGGATGAGCTCCGGATCAAAGGTGCGCTCGATGCGCGTCTTGGCAGTGTCCACCTTCTCCAGGGTCCGGGAGAAGACCACTTNTTGTCCTTGGTGCCAAATAGCCGCGAAGTCGCGCACCACGCGAGTCTGGTCCGCTTTGCCATAGACGGATTCCCACACTTTCATGGTTTGGTACAGCCGCCGGCCGTAAAGGTAAGTGCCAATGCCCCGTTCCAAGTTATTGATGTAGCTGTGCACCTCGTCATCGGGCACGCCCCAATCGAAGCTGCCATCCCTGTCCTCGATGTAGCCGTCCAAGGATGTAATGGCGGCGTAAACTAATTTGGCCATGGCGGGTACCTCCAATGCATGACTGACTGAACTCTTCTTCAGTATTCACTTCCCGGGGCCCTCCGGAAGGCTACCGGCCCATCTNTTTCAGCAACCACTTCACGGCTTGGTCCCNCTGATTGCCGAATGGGTCCTCGTTGGCAACATACGTCCAGGTGGAGGACGCCCGGCGGATACCAGCAGCTTCCAGGTCCACGCCGTCGTGGGTCATTTCAAGCGCCTCAAGAATTTCCAAAGCACTTTCATTCACCCTGTCAAAGAAGCCCTCAAAGGAATTAATAGTTTCTCGCCGGTATTCATCCAACGGGTTTTGCCGCCCCAGAGCCCGCAGGTGGATGGCTGCCCGTTGTTCTGCGAGTAACGCCAGATGGTCACTCCACTGGGCATCCAGTTCAANAAGCATCACAGCCCTGCAAACACGGGCCAGTTCTGCATCTCCTAGTGCGATGCGCAGTTCCGCCAAGCGGCTGGAACCGGTCTGGAGGCTTTNCAAAATCTCCAGGTCGCCAGCATCCTTGCGCAGAACCTTGCCTCTTTCGGACAACACCACTTGGCGTTGGTAAGCGATCAGCTCGTTATATTTCCAGGAGTTTTGCTGCGTTGCGAAGCGTTCCTGCTCGGCTAGCCGCTGAGCCCTGTCCAGGAGCTTTGAGACGCCCACCTTGGTGACCAGTCCGGCGTCGTCAGCTTCCTGGGCAACGGAATCACTGAGTTCCAGGCCATGCGCCTCCTGCCCATTGGCCGCTGGATCCTCCATGCTGGAGAAAATGATGCTGGCGCCGGGATCGCCCTGCCGCCCCGCACGCCCGCGCAGCTGAGCGTCCAGGCGCGGCGAATAGTAGCGGCCCACGATGATGACCAGTAGCCCGCCGAGAGCGGCCACGTTGCTGTGCCCGGCAGCATCGGCAGGGCTGCCNNGGGCACAGTGGTGCCATCCATTGAAGCGCCACCCCAGCGGGTGCCACCCGCTGGGGTGCCACCACGGGGTTCCGCCGAGCAGAATGTCAGTGCCGCGCCCGGCCATCTGCGTTGATACGGTGAGCGCATCTCTGCGACCGGCCTGGGCAATAATGTGCGCTTCAAGGCTGTCATTGCGGGCATTGAGAACCTGAACGGTAATGCCTCGCTCAACCAGCAGAGCCGCGAACCGTTCGGAGGTGGCCACATCATGGGTGCCGATCAGAACCGGCTGACCGGTGGCGTGGGTCTGCACCGCAGCCTCAATGACTGCGGCATCTCGCTGAACTCCCGTGGCATAAACCTGCTCAGGACGGTCTTGACGGATACAGGTTTTGTGGGACGGAATCCGGCCAGCGCCGAGGTTGTAGTGGGTGCGCAGGTACTCCGCAACGGCCACCGCTGTTCCGCTCATGCCAGTGACGCGGGCAANAGACTTGATCAGATCCCGCACCAACAGCTGGTCAAGGACCTCACCTTGTTCGGTTTTATGCAACCCCTCCTTGGTTTCCACGGCGGCTTGCAAGCCGTCGGGCCAGCGCTGCAGGTTTGCCACACGGCCACGGGAATCTGAGACAATCTCGGCTTTGCCGTCGCGCACAATGTAATCCACGTCGCGCTGCAAGAGAACCTGTGCGTGCAGAGCCACGTTGATGGATGAAAACAGTGGTGTGCCAGCCGCTGAATACAGTTCTATCTCAGGCCATCTCTCTTCAACGCTGCGCAGGCCTGCATCGGTCAAGGAGACGTTGCGTTTATCGGCTTCAACGGTGTAATCGATGGTGGGTTCAAGGGTTCTGACGAAGTCGGCAACATCCACACTTTGAAGTTCGTCCCGTGCCCGTCCTGCCAAGATCAGGGGCACGGTTGCTTCATCCACTAGCACCGAATCAATCTCGTCAATGATGCAAACATCAAAGGNTTCCAGGACAGCCTGCTCGGGTTCGGTGCACGTCCTATCCCTTAAGACGTCGAACCCCAGCTCGTTGACAGAGATGTACACAATGTCCCCGCGGTAGGCGTCCTGACGCTCTGGCGCTGTGGAACTGTCGGTGACGGATGCTGCGCTCACGTCCAGGGCGTCAAAGTATGGTTTCATCCATGCAGCGTCGCGGGCAGAGAGGTAGTCGTTGACCGTCAGTACATGGACGCGATGCCCGCTCAGGGCGTGTGCCCCAGCAACAAGAGCGCCCACCAGCGTTTTACCTTCGCCGGTGTCCATTTCCACCACTGTGCCACGCAACATGTTGGCCGCGGCCAACAACTGTGTGTCAAAGGGAGTCATTGCAAGGGTTTCTGTGGCTGTCACGGAAGCGCAGAACAAGTAGTCTTCAAGTTCCGGGTCCGTCCACGACGTTGCGTCTGCTGTTTTCCGGAGTTCACCCAACAGCTGGGCCATTTCAGTGCTTCCGCTGCCGGTTGCCGCGGCCCGCTTCACAGCACGGCCAATAATGCCGTCAAGGCTTTCTGTGCTGACAACTCCCGNGGTGTTGAAGAGCCAGTTCTTGAAATTCTTAGGGAGACGCAAAGTTCCTCGAGTCATTGGGCGTTTCATCCAACCAGTGGTGTTTACAACGTACCTGTGCCGCGAAGAAGGTGGCAACAAGCTACGGCGGTGGCTGTGAAAATACTCCAGCTGTGCCGCCAATGAAATGGTGATCAGCCCCTCAACAACAGTTTCTTGCCCATAGTGCGTCACCGCACATGATGGATAGTTGCCATGCATTGAACACCAGCCCAAGCCATTGCCACCTGGTTCGCCTGGTTCGCCAACCGCTACTGGACGTTCCGGCAGCGCCACTTCGAGCGAGTCAGGGCGGGGTCTATTTCCTAATTTGGCTCCGGGCTCTTGAGCCGAAGGCTCAGAGACTCCGCTCAATAACAGCGTCAATTTCCGAAGCAGTGACACCGTTCGCCAGCAGGAATTTCCGTACATCCATGGTGTCAGCAAATGCTCGCACAGCCTGGCCACGGCCCCGCACCACATCAGACAATTCCGCCGGCTCAATGTGCCGCTCATAGGGATGTTTTACTGGCGCCACCAAATGCCAGTCGTTGATGCCCCGCGTCGCCAATTCATCCTGAGCCTCGGCACGATCCGCCTGCCCCACCAACGCCAGCAACATCGTCGCAATCAGCCCGGTTCTGTCCCGCCCGGCCGAGCAGTGAATCACCACAGCCCNCTGCGCCGCCGCCAGTTCTTTGAACACCGCCGCCACTTGTTGCGGAAACAGCCGCACAATGTCCTGGTACAGGCGCGGATGGTTCATATAGGNGTAAAACAATTCCCGATAGCGCGGATCCTGCGGGTCTTCCGTTGGTGATTGCACCACGGCGAACCGCGCCAACACATCCGCACCCATCACTGGGTCGGTGGGCCTGCGCTTGCGCTCCCCGGNGTTCCGCAAATCGATGACTGTGCGGACGCCGTCGTCAAAGAGTTGCCCCCACCCGTGTTCGGTCAGCCACTCGCTGCGGCCCATACGGTAGATGTCGCCCGTTAGCAGACGGGCGTTGACGGCGCCTTCCCACTGCAGGCCAGCTGGTTCACAGTCCCCACGTCAGCGCTTCTTGGCGAGGCGGAAATCCAAGGCGCTGCGGACCTGCGGCCATTCGGAGGCAATGATGGAAAACACAACGGTATCGCGCAACGTGCCATTGGCCAGGCGGCGGTGTGCCCGCAAAATTCCGTCTTGTTTGGCCCNCAGCCGGGCGATGGCATCTCGGGATTGCACATTCATCCAATGCGTATGGAACTCCACTACTTCACAGCCCAGCGTCTCAAAGGCATGGCTGAGCAACAGTCNTTTGCTATCCGGATTTGTCCCCGAGCCCTGAGCACTGGCCGCATTCCATGTTGCACCAATAGCCAGCCGGGGTACCTCCAGATCAATGGCGTAGTAACTGGTCAGCCCTATGATTTGGCTTGGCTCCCCTGTCAGAGTGTCGTTAAACCTAGTGGTGAAGGACAGCTCAGAGCCGGAGCCCTGCGCAGCCAAGCGCCGTTCAATCTCGGCGCTCATGGCTTCGGGCCGCGGGACTGATGTGTACCAAAGGTTCCACAGCTCGCCGTCGGATGCCGCAGTGACAAGGCCATCGTGATGGTCCATGCTCAGCGGCTCAAGGGTTACGTACTTGCCGCGCAGGGTGATCGGTACAAGTGCAGTCATGGAAAACACTAGCCCATGGCCAGCCAGAAGTTTATCCACTTTTCCCATTCCCAGTGATGCGCATGATTCCACCGGATCCCGTTAATATCTGCGCTGGCGGACACCACGGGCCAGGCCGCCGAGATGCAAATCCGCCTCAGCCAAGGCGATGAAGTGATCAGAGGGAAGCGGAGATGACCCAGACTAGCTCCGCTTGGCTCGCTTTAGTTGACGTACATCATCAAATCCGGCCTCGGGTGCGCCGAGTTCTGGCGCTCGGGGATGCAACATTTTCGTTCAGAACCAAGACATAACTTCGCAACGGCCTCCACCTGTTCCATCGGGTACAACCTGATAAACAGAGATCACCACTGACACAAGACCATGAAGTTCAGTGGTGTAGGAACAAGGTTTGGTTGACGTGTGAGCATGTTGAGCACTGAAAACCCATCGTTAGTTATCAACAATTATTTGCGCCTCTTTCATACATTGATTCCCGCGTCTTCTGGTCGTTCTTTGCGCGCCCCTCCGCCTCGATCCAGCGTCCATCACGGGGTGGCGATTATGACGGGCGGAACAACGTATGAGACCTCACCGAGTTTGAACGGCCTGCCACTTCAATAGACTCGTCTCATGAGTGAGACTGCCGCCAATTCGGTGACCCTTCGTTTCCTTGCCGCCCCCACCGACGTCGGGCACAGCGGCTCCGTGGATGCTGGGACGGTCCTGGAGTGGGTGGACAAGGCAGCCTACGCCGCCGCCGTCGGCTGGTCCAAGTCTTATTGCGTGACAGCTTATGTGGGCAACATCCGCTTTGCCGATCCTGTCAATAGCGGGGACATGGTGGAAGTGGAGGCCACTATCGTCTACACCGGACGGTCATCGATGCACATCCGCACGGTCGTTTCCTCGGGTGACCCCAAAGGCGGCACCCCGACGATGCGCAGCGAGTGCATCGTCATCTTCGTGGCTGTGGGCGCAGACGGCAAACCTATCCCGGTNGCCCCGGTTGAGCCAACCACACTGAAGGAAATTGAACATCACGATGATGCGCTTGCCCGAATCAAAGTCCGGGAAGAGATCGTGGCGGCCATGAAGGCGCAGGAATACACCGATGCGGGAACGGCCGAGCGCGTAGTCCTGAGATTCATGGCAGCCCCTACAGACGTGAACTGGGGCGGCAAGGTCCACGGAGGTATCGTCATGAAGTGGATCGACGAAGCCGCCTACGTGTGCGCCTCCCGTTACTGCGGGAATGACACCGTGGCGGTGTTTTCTGGCGGCGTGAGGTTCTACCGGCCGCTGCTGATCGGCCACGTGGTGGAAGTGGAGGCTCGGCTGGTCTACACGGGAACGAAAGGCATGCACATTGCAGTCCACGTACGGTCTGGAGATCCCAAAGAACGTGAGATGAACCTGACCACCTACTGCCTGACCGTGATGGTGGCACGCGATGACGCAGGAAACTCGGTGCCAGTTCAGCCCTGGATACCGGCAACCGAAGAGGACAAACGCCTGCGCGCCCACGCCCGGGAACTGCTCGAAATCCGCGGCAGGATGCCAAGAAACAAAGTCCCCAACCACCTGTTGACAGCTGGCAACCCCACTACTCCGGGCACGACAGTTAGTTCCGTTTCGTCACAGTAGCAGCTAGCGGTTCCCGAGTGGCTGCAGGTTGCCCCAATGCCACGTTGTTCACGCAGTTCCAGACCCGGCTACGCTCTTCAGAAGAAGTCACCGCCACCCACCCCAACGTCAAGCAAGCCCATGTACTCAAAAGACAAGGCTTGAAACCAGCAGACATAGGCAAAATCCTCGGAACAAGCCGCGCCACCGTCTACCGATATCTCTCTATGGAACCCGGATAAAACAGCAGACAAGCTCGGAGAATGCAAGAAGAATGCCTGGAGTTGCCTACCCAACACTTGGCCCCGAGCTAGCGCAAGTGTCTGGAGACTGGGTAGGAGGGCAAAGCCGCCAGTACATCAGTCGGCGGCTTTCCATCATAGGTTGCTCGGGCGCCTGCCTGTTGGGCGACGTATTCAAACCCCCAGGGTCTAATGTTGTCGTGCCAAGGATCCCCTTCGTAGGGCTCCCTCGAATGTACTCGTGGAAGTGCGGTTGACCACCCCTAGCTCCTTGATATACGGGATGAGCACCCGGGCTGATGCAG from Arthrobacter polaris encodes:
- a CDS encoding alpha/beta hydrolase fold domain-containing protein, whose amino-acid sequence is MILPDRLIAALLRVTKANSAFVTEAGADARLRERILRPRPYGPPRRLRADVLVSAAQNDAGWPVYSVTPRNASPAGSVLYVHGGGWVGEIAPQHWQLIAQIAAEARTTVQVLIXPLIPYGTAQDVVDGVTGAVLAAIHLHGPTVLAGDSAGGQIVLSSVLQLRDRHGVILPRTIAISPAVDLSMKNPDIAAVQPSDPWLGTKGTQLFIDLWKDTLEVNDPTVXPLNGELAGLGPITVFTGTRDILYPDGLLXAEKAAKAGVAVEFIELAGQIHVYPLLPTAIGREARKEIVARVHQACWN
- a CDS encoding tyrosine-protein phosphatase; translated protein: MQWEGAVNARLLTGDIYRMGRSEWLTEHGWGQLFDDGVRTVIDLRNXGERKRRPTDPVMGADVLARFAVVQSPTEDPQDPRYRELFYXYMNHPRLYQDIVRLFPQQVAAVFKELAAAQXAVVIHCSAGRDRTGLIATMLLALVGQADRAEAQDELATRGINDWHLVAPVKHPYERHIEPAELSDVVRGRGQAVRAFADTMDVRKFLLANGVTASEIDAVIERSL
- a CDS encoding SPFH domain-containing protein yields the protein MANIKRYPWINHFLGGPTGYVVHLXKGAVKHQGVGQSFWYRPANSVLSEVPVDDQELPTLFHAITRDHQDVSIQANVTYRFIDPVAVSRRLDFGLRPSSPGPAGTDAATGREQVATIIGQLCQSHALDLIATTTIAEALASGVSQLRGVLTGALQADARLQSTGIEILGVQVLAVRPESDVERALQTPVREHLQAEADRAVYERRALAVERERTISENEMASQIELATRREQLVGQEGANARRQAGXKAAAELIHAQAAAERQDISTAAEAKKIQLVGEADAAREGATMAVYRDMEQATLMALALREAAGSLPNIGNLTITPDLLSGALAGLFGAPGTLSATATATGTGTGTGK
- a CDS encoding dihydrofolate reductase family protein, with the protein product MAKLVYAAITSLDGYIEDRDGSFDWGVPDDEVHSYINNLERGIGTYLYGRRLYQTMKVWESVYGKADQTRVVRDFAAIWHQGQXVVFSRTLEKVDTAKTRIERTFDPELIRTMKEQATDDLSVGGAELGALALNAGLVDEIHLFLAPIVVGGGKPALPHSYTTRLELLDQRAFDNGVVHLHYRVRH
- a CDS encoding NUDIX domain-containing protein; protein product: MTITVYDRTMPQSHPCPSXFPVAVDVAALTVLNGALNVLLITRLIEPFRGQLALPGGFVLAXEDLAAAASRELAEEAGVADVPGHLEQLGSYGPAGRDPRXXVLAVAHLLLAPNFPVLAAGSDAEHARWYPVSRILEGELQLAFDHERILTDALERARSKLEYSPLGAAFCGSEFTIAALRTVYEAVWGTRLDPRNFHRKATGTPGFLEDTGRMTAGDTGRPAALFRLAEAARPVAGQPSRAVLNPPLMRPRD
- a CDS encoding M50 family metallopeptidase: MTNAAEQWGNVAATWWQAVLNGFTHTEVPAVPAVLLLGIVAAAVVLSIPRVTWRWFGLYVTFVHELGHAFAALMTGRFIHGLKIGLDHSGQLVSSGRRGFSATWSGFWGYPAPAVVGVALVWSVSAGWAGAAASIGALILLVALIFLRNFTGIVVALVSAAIAQSLVMFADPITVSYLTLALGIALGVGSVRDFFKVAAVHTRRRNQLASSDAFILAQSTGVPSWLWLTGFALVIAASAALSGWLLWGLLGA
- a CDS encoding accessory Sec system translocase SecA2 codes for the protein MTRGTLRLPKNFKNWLFNTXGVVSTESLDGIIGRAVKRAAATGSGSTEMAQLLGELRKTADATSWTDPELEDYLFCASVTATETLAMTPFDTQLLAAANMLRGTVVEMDTGEGKTLVGALVAGAHALSGHRVHVLTVNDYLSARDAAWMKPYFDALDVSAASVTDSSTAPERQDAYRGDIVYISVNELGFDVLRDRTCTEPEQAVLEXFDVCIIDEIDSVLVDEATVPLILAGRARDELQSVDVADFVRTLEPTIDYTVEADKRNVSLTDAGLRSVEERWPEIELYSAAGTPLFSSINVALHAQVLLQRDVDYIVRDGKAEIVSDSRGRVANLQRWPDGLQAAVETKEGLHKTEQGEVLDQLLVRDLIKSXARVTGMSGTAVAVAEYLRTHYNLGAGRIPSHKTCIRQDRPEQVYATGVQRDAAVIEAAVQTHATGQPVLIGTHDVATSERFAALLVERGITVQVLNARNDSLEAHIIAQAGRRDALTVSTQMAGRGTDILLGGTPWWHPSGWHPLGWRFNGWHHCAXGSPADAAGHSNVAALGGLLVIIVGRYYSPRLDAQLRGRAGRQGDPGASIIFSSMEDPAANGQEAHGLELSDSVAQEADDAGLVTKVGVSKLLDRAQRLAEQERFATQQNSWKYNELIAYQRQVVLSERGKVLRKDAGDLEILXSLQTGSSRLAELRIALGDAELARVCRAVMLXELDAQWSDHLALLAEQRAAIHLRALGRQNPLDEYRRETINSFEGFFDRVNESALEILEALEMTHDGVDLEAAGIRRASSTWTYVANEDPFGNQXDQAVKWLLKXMGR